A stretch of DNA from Thermanaerosceptrum fracticalcis:
TTCTACCTGTTTGCCGGTAACAACTTCTCCTTTATCAGTAACAATAGTAGTATCACTATCCTTGGCATCAGCTAATATTAACTTTCTAGTGGTATTTACCGGCATTAGTCGGCCTGCATGTGTTCTTATCCAATAGATATCTGCACCACAACCCTTGCATTTTCCTTTAGGTAGTTGTTTTGTCAGTTCTTTCACGGTCACAACCTCCTTATCTTCACTTCTACCCTGGGATTCTTCGGGTCCACATCGAACGTATCGTTAAAGCCGGCGATTTGCTTCCATCCGTCATTCTTTATAAGCCCGGCTCTCTGAAAACCATCTAAAATAAACTTTTTCCCTGCCGAGATATTGTCTAAGTCTCGCTTTTTATTTGGTTCAAACCATGTTATATCCAATTCAGCTCTTTCAAAAGGTTTTAACATTTTTGCTGGCCATGCTACTGCATTTGTATATGTTTCCTTTAAGTCTCTGTAATTAGACCAATGACCTTTTGCAGCATCTATAATCTCATTTAGCCCTGGGAGCTGCATAGGTATTACTAATTTATCGTTCATGGTAGACTTCACCTTGCAGATACAGGTTTTAACCTATGCTGGTTAAATTTATGACCGCACCTCTTACAAATATAACTTTTACCATCTATCCAGGCTTCGGTATTTACTTTATATTTATCCCAAGAACAGTGAGGGCAAACTTTAAGCATTGGCTGTTTCCTCATTGTCCTTAACACCTCCTTAAAACTCAATGCCACATGGCGGCTTATTATACTTCGCATAATCGTTGAAGTGTGCATCATTTCATAAAAACTAACCAGTGTGTTTTACTCCTTCGATTGCCAAACAGCGGTTTCTGTCCAATAGCATCAAAAATTTCACTTAACTTAATCTGTTCTTCATTCCATTTGAAAATCAGCGTTCCGTTTGGTTTGAGAACCCTCATACATTCTTTGAATCCTTTGGCAATGTCATCTTTCCAGTTCTCTGTAAGAAGACCGTACTTTTTGGCCAACCATGAATTATTACCAGCTTTTCGTAAATGTGGAGGGTCGAATACCACTAGATAAAAAGTGTTGTCGGGGAAGGGCATATTCCTAAAATCAGCAATCACATCAGGATTGATATTAAGTACCCGACCATCACATAGAGTTGTTGTCAACTGTCTATTATCCATATACAAAGCATCTGAATTCTGTTTATCAAACCATATCATCCTGCTGCCTGCTGTGGCATCTAAAACACGCTGCATAACCTCACCCTTTACTTCACATAATTAACAGACTGCGCGATAACTTTTTCCTTGCACTTCCACAATTTTGCACATCTCCCTAAGCCTATCCGCTGTCCTTACCCCAATACGTTCCGTCAATTCTGACGGCGGACAGTTCGTGGTTATAATCAAGGGTTTTTCGTTCTCATACCTATGGTCGATGATGGAATATAACTTTTCCCGCA
This window harbors:
- a CDS encoding RusA family crossover junction endodeoxyribonuclease, with protein sequence MNDKLVIPMQLPGLNEIIDAAKGHWSNYRDLKETYTNAVAWPAKMLKPFERAELDITWFEPNKKRDLDNISAGKKFILDGFQRAGLIKNDGWKQIAGFNDTFDVDPKNPRVEVKIRRL
- a CDS encoding methyltransferase domain-containing protein, whose product is MQRVLDATAGSRMIWFDKQNSDALYMDNRQLTTTLCDGRVLNINPDVIADFRNMPFPDNTFYLVVFDPPHLRKAGNNSWLAKKYGLLTENWKDDIAKGFKECMRVLKPNGTLIFKWNEEQIKLSEIFDAIGQKPLFGNRRSKTHWLVFMK